Proteins encoded within one genomic window of Felis catus isolate Fca126 chromosome C1, F.catus_Fca126_mat1.0, whole genome shotgun sequence:
- the RUNX3 gene encoding runt-related transcription factor 3, translating to MASNSIFDSFPTYSPTFIRDPSTSRRFTPPSTAFPCGGGGGGGGGKMGENSGALSAQAPVGPGGRARPEVRSMVDVLADHAGELVRTDSPNFLCSVLPSHWRCNKTLPVAFKVVALGDVPDGTVVTVMAGNDENYSAELRNASAVMKNQVARFNDLRFVGRSGRGKSFTLTITVFTNPTQVATYHRAIKVTVDGPREPRRHRQKLEDQTKAFPDRFGDLERLRMRVTPSAPSPRGSISTASHFSSQAQTPIQGTSDLNPFSDPRQFDRSFPALQTFTESRFPDPRMHYPGAMSAAFPYSATPSGSLSVASVPATSRFHHTYLPPPYPGAPQNQSGPFQANPSPYHLYYGASSGSYQFSMVAGSGGDRSPTRMLASCPSGASVAAGNLMNPSLGGQSDSVEADGSHSNSPTALSTPGRVDEAVWRPY from the exons ACCCGAGCACCAGCCGCCGCTTCACACCTCCCTCCACGGCCTTCccctgcggcggcggcggcggcggcggcggcggcaagATGGGCGAGAACAGCGGCGCGCTGAGCGCGCAGGCGCCCGTGGGGCCCGGCGGGCGCGCCCGGCCAGAGGTGCGCTCGATGGTGGACGTGCTGGCGGACCACGCGGGCGAGCTCGTGCGCACCGACAGCCCCAACTTCCTCTGCTCCGTGCTGCCCTCGCACTGGCGCTGCAACAAGACGCTGCCCGTCGCGTTCAAG GTGGTGGCGCTGGGGGATGTGCCTGATGGGACGGTGGTGACTGTGATGGCAGGCAATGACGAGAATTACTCTGCTGAACTGCGCAATGCCTCGGCAGTCATGAAGAACCAGGTGGCCAGATTCAACGACCTTCGCTTCGTGGGCCGCAGTGGGCGAG ggaAGAGTTTCACACTGACCATCACCGTGTTCACCAACCCCACCCAAGTGGCCACCTACCACCGAGCCATCAAGGTGACCGTGGATGGACCCCGGGAACCCAGAC GGCACCGGCAGAAGCTGGAGGACCAGACCAAGGCGTTCCCCGATCGCTTCGGGGACCTGGAACGACTGCGCATGCGCGTGACGCCCAGCGCGCCCAGTCCCCGCGGTTCCATCAGCACCGCCAGCCACTTCAGCAGCCAGGCCCAGACCCCCATCCAAG GCACCTCGGACCTGAACCCTTTCTCCGACCCCCGCCAGTTCGACCGCTCCTTCCCGGCGCTGCAGACCTTCACCGAGAGCCGCTTCCCCGACCCCAGGATGCATTACCCGGGGGCCATGTCGGCCGCCTTCCCCTACAGCGCCACACCCTCGGGCAGCCTCAGCGTGGCCAGCGTGCCGGCCACCAGCCGCTTCCACCACACCTACCTCCCGCCGCCCTACCCGGGGGCCCCGCAGAACCAGAGCGGGCCTTTCCAGGCCAACCCGTCCCCCTACCACCTCTACTACGGCGCGTCCTCGGGCTCCTACCAGTTCTCCATGGTGGCCGGCAGCGGGGGCGACCGCTCCCCCACCCGCATGCTGGCCTCCTGCCCCAGCGGCGCCTCCGTCGCCGCCGGCAACCTCATGAACCCCAGCCTGGGCGGCCAGAGCGACAGCGTGGAGGCGGACGGCAGCCACAGCAACTCCCCCACCGCCCTGAGCACGCCGGGCCGCGTGGACGAGGCCGTGTGGCGGCCCTACTGA